The genomic window GACCTCTAGCCCTTTGGGCACATCCCGTTTGATCGCATCCAGTTCGGTCCGCACCCGGTTGACGACTTCGATGATGTTGGCATTGGGAAGGGCATGAATTCCCATGAAGACAGCGCTTTTTCCGTTAAAGCTCACCTCCGTATCGTAGTCCTCCGCCCCAAGCTCCACCTCAGCCACATCCTGTAACCGAACAATGGTATCGTTTTCCCGGCGGATAATAATCTGCTTAAACTCCTCCGCCGTGTGCAAGTCGGTGTTGGCGGTAAGGTTGACTTGAACGAAAGCGCCTTTTGTGCTGCCGATGGCGGCAAGATAATTATTGGCATCAAGCGCAGCGCGGACCTGCGCAGGGCTGACGTTCAAAGCAGCCATCTGAGCCGGTTTTAACCACACCCGCATGGCGAATGTGCGCGCACCGAAAAACTCCGTACGCTGTACCCCCGTCAGAGCAGCCAGACGGGGTTGAGCAATCCGAACCAGGTAATCCGTAATTTCGCTTTGGGAAAGAATTTCAGATGAAAAACTCAGGTAGGCGGCCGCAAATTCAGAATCCGCCGATTGAATACTGATGGACGGCACCTCGGCTTCCGGCGGCAGCTCGTTGCGCACCTGGTTTACTTTCGCCGTGATGTCGGCAAGGGCTTTGGTTGAATCGTAATTGAGCTTGAGCCGGGCCGTGATCAGCGAAAGGCCTGACAGGCTTTTGGATTCAACGTAGTCGATCCCGTCTGCGGAGGAGATGGAGCGTTCAAGAGGGGTGGTGACAAAACCCCGCACAAGATCGGCGCTGGCACCCACGTAAACAGTGGCGATGATGACCGATGCGTTTTCGCTTCGGGGATATTGACGGACGCTCAGCGTCTTCCAGGCCTGCAGGCCTGCAATGATGATCACAACATTGACCACGATGGCCAAGACTGGACGGCGTACGAAAATATCGGTAAAAAATTTCATAGGAGTGTCCGGTCAGGTATTACCTGGTTTCGGGAAAAAATGAAATTGGGGGGCGAGTGTGTTATCGATGACCACAGCCATCCCCGGCCGGAGTTTGAAAGTACCCGTGGAAACGATTCTTTCACCGATCTTGAGGCCTTCGGTGACAATGACGAAATCACCCTGTCGCGCCCCAAGACGCACGAACTGCTGCCGGACAACAAAAGGCTTCGCTCCGTCCGGACCTGCCTGTCCTTCTTCAATAACGAAGATGGAGTCCCCGAAGGGTGCGTGGAGCACCGCGGTTGAGGGGATGAACAGTACCCGTCTGGAGCTTTCGAGAATGGTATCAACGGAGACGAACATACCGGGTCTCATTCGCCCTTTAGGATTGTCCAGGGTCGCTTGGACACGAAGGTTTCTCGTTTCGGGATCGATATCCGGGTTAATAGCGGTGATCTGGCCTTCGAACGGCTCCTCGGGAAAGGAGTCAGACGACACGGCCACTTTCAGGCCCTTTTCCAAATCACGCAATCGCTGTTGCGGCAATGAGAATTCAACATACACCGGGTCGAGGGAATAAAGCGACACCACCGGATTCCCCTTTTCGAGAAATTGCCCAACGCTGATCAGTCGGATGCCAAGCTTCCCGGAAAATGGGGCTCGCACGGTCTTTTTAGATATAACCGCTTGGATATTTTCCAATTGGGCATTGGCCTGCTTTAAGTTGTTGTTGGCTGAATCGAAATGGGTCTGGGAAACACTTCGGGTGACCATAAGGTCCTGAGCGCGTTGGAAAGAAATGAGGGCCAATTCGGCAGCTGCCTCGGCCGCACGCAACTCTGCTTTCTCGATTTCAACATCAAGTTGAACCAGAACCTCCCCGGCTTTCACCACGGAACCCGGCTCGAAGGTGATCTTGCGAACAATTCCTTCGGCCTCGGCACTGACCACGGTTCCCTGAACGGCCTTAACGGTTCCAACCGAAGAAATGCGGGGCTGCCATATTTCTTCGCGAACCTCGGTGACGTTCACCGGCTCCGGTGGTATCACCATTTGGGAAGCGGCAACACCCATTGCCTTGAATTGGAGAACCTTAATCCCAACGATGCCGCCGGCAATCAAAAGAACGATGATCACACCGAAGACAACCCAACGAATTTTGTTTCCCATTTTTTCCCTTTTGGTCAGTTCGATCGTCAAATTTCAAAACGCTGCGCATCAAGCATGTACGGTTACATTTTTCTCATTGAAGCTGTGATGTTGTTTGGAAAATACAATGTTTTTAGCCGGTCTTTTCCGATTGTCATACATGTAGACTCAAGATTTGAAGTTTACCTCAGTTCTCAAACTGACGTCAATTACCAATGCCAAATCGTTTAAGGTATCATTTTGGGGGAATTTTAGACAAGTAATGGATGGTTAATTGAGTACGGTTTATTGAGGTCCTGCTACAGGGCTATCATATTGCCTTCCGTGTCTGTAACTTGGGCATATAAACCCATATCGGCGATTTGCACTTTGGACAATAAGCAACATTCCCCACCTTCCTAGATTGGTTAAAAACCATTGACACAATCAAATAGGTATATAACAATGTTGCTTTGGAACAACTAGGTTAAAAAAATCCAAAGGCCACTCTTGACGCCATCTTTTGCGGGTCTCGCTGACCCAACGCGACGGGCAAAAGATTAACAAGTCATAGAGGATGTGGTGAACGATAAAACTTTGGGTGGAATTCCCCGTAGTTTTTGGGCTATCGGGGTGGTGGCCCTGATCTGGAATGTGATGGGCTTCCTAAATTTCTTCGGGAAGATGAATCCAGGCGTGGTCAGTTCAATGCCCAAATCTCACCGAGCCATCATCGAAGGCCGACCGGTATGGGGCACCGGTGGCTTTGCCATCGCCGTTTTCGGCGGTGCAATTGGCTGCCTTCTGCTTCTGCTCAGAAAGTCGGCTGCGTTCTATTTGTTTATCGCATCGTTGCTTGGGGTGATAGTAACCATGATCCATACCATCGGGCTGGCCGGTTCAAAATTTGCTTTCAGCCCCTTCGAGATCTTCATGATGATTCTAATGCCGCTGGTGGTGGCTGCGTTTTTGATCTGGTATTCGAAGCAAGCTGAGAAAAAGGGTTGGATCGGCTAAGAACAAGGATGTTTTGGAAATTGTTGTTTATTCGAATAGCCGGTAAATTCTGGACACCGTCTTTGCTTACCTTGGTCCGAACCCAGCCTAAAGACCTAAATGAGATCTTGCTCTCAATGGACCAAGAGCAGATTTGATTCTTTTTCCTTTTTTATTTAATTTTAAACCCAACCCTTATGCTGGCCTGGTTCCGGTCACTATGTGTGCGGGGGAATCAAAGACGACATCACCCGGATCATCCACAAAAGGCCGGAGGACTTTTTCGGCTTCTTCCAAAATTTGTTGGATCTGCTCCTCGGTCGGCAGAACCCCCATGACGGGCAGCCATCCCCGCAGGTCTGCCTCAACCATTACCCGAACATTTGGAAAACGGGCTGTTCCTTGGTGAGTGGTCACCGTGACTGAGGAAAAACCGGCTTTTTCAACTAAAGCTGCCAGCTCCTGGGGATCCCCAAGAACGAAGGGCGCCCCTAAAGCATTTGCTGCAGGAGAACCTGCTATCCGTTCCAGTAAATCTACTTC from Nitrospiria bacterium includes these protein-coding regions:
- a CDS encoding efflux RND transporter periplasmic adaptor subunit, whose product is MGNKIRWVVFGVIIVLLIAGGIVGIKVLQFKAMGVAASQMVIPPEPVNVTEVREEIWQPRISSVGTVKAVQGTVVSAEAEGIVRKITFEPGSVVKAGEVLVQLDVEIEKAELRAAEAAAELALISFQRAQDLMVTRSVSQTHFDSANNNLKQANAQLENIQAVISKKTVRAPFSGKLGIRLISVGQFLEKGNPVVSLYSLDPVYVEFSLPQQRLRDLEKGLKVAVSSDSFPEEPFEGQITAINPDIDPETRNLRVQATLDNPKGRMRPGMFVSVDTILESSRRVLFIPSTAVLHAPFGDSIFVIEEGQAGPDGAKPFVVRQQFVRLGARQGDFVIVTEGLKIGERIVSTGTFKLRPGMAVVIDNTLAPQFHFFPKPGNT